A single region of the Micropterus dolomieu isolate WLL.071019.BEF.003 ecotype Adirondacks linkage group LG02, ASM2129224v1, whole genome shotgun sequence genome encodes:
- the LOC123967526 gene encoding sphingosine kinase 1, with protein sequence MEKDASEPDPSRQRNGFVGVLYGEFTDLLNDRVRYSVSLTESALTIQRISSSPGRTKVVFNLTDCIGCRAYRGPDSADVGAYFTAYFYPFKRRWMSAGVARQRVEQCFRVALVQDPLANLQEAERWACAIRDASVLQAPRRDGVVYAEVRRPCRFMILVNPHSGRGQALQLFTGHVQGMLTEAAVPYTLIITEHQNHARELVRNADLSQWDALVIMSGDGLLFEVINGLMEREDWQEAIQTPLGILPGGSGNALAASVNHYSQSPPVWNEELLLSCGFMLCKGLVGSLDLVSIHLSSQQRLFSFLSLAWGFVADVDIESEKYRHVGAIRFLMGTLVRLASLRVYQGRLAYLPFKEEPTLPKGNNPPSTPQHPSLCSSLPCQLIPNTSPNQNSRHKHNSTNSNHNTITNSSNNAITTKRLETQSDGKTRAPEDSLLPGLDQPVPESWTVVKEEDFVLVLAIYQSHLAEDLWTVPGAMADDGLIHLFYVTAGISRPALLRLFLAMEKGAHLACGCPHLVYEKVKALRLEPISAQGMITVDGEMVGYGPVQAQIHPGLARLICG encoded by the exons ATGGAGAAAGACGCCTCTGAACCGGACCCATCCCGCCAGCGGAACGGGTTCGTGGGTGTCCTGTACGGGGAGTTCACCGACCTGCTTAACGACAGGGTCCGGTACTCGGTGAGCTTGACGGAGAGCGCCCTGACCATCCAGAGGATCTCCTCGTCACCCGGCCGGACGAAGGTGGTTTTTAACTTGACCGACTGTATCGGCTGCCGGGCGTACAGAGGGCCGGATAGCGCGGACGTCGGCGCCTACTTTACAGCCTATTTCTACCCGTTCAAGAGGCGCTGGATGAGCGCCGGGGTGGCCCGGCAGAGAGTGGAGCAGTGCTTTCGGGTCGCGCTGGTCCAGGACCCGCTCGCCAACCTCCAGGAGGCTGAGAGGTGGGCTTGTGCCATCAGAGACGCCTCCGTGCTGCAGGCGCCCCGGAGAGACG GTGTGGTGTACGCAGAGGTGCGTCGGCCGTGCAGATTCATGATACTTGTGAACCCTCACAGCGGTCGCGGCCAGGCTCTGCAGCTCTTCACCGGCCACGTACAGGGCATGCTCACTGAGGCCGCCGTTCCCTACACACTTATCATCACAG AGCACCAGAACCATGCACGGGAATTGGTGAGGAACGCAGACCTGTCACAGTGGGACGCCCTAGTTATCATGTCTGGAGATGGGCTGCTGTTTGAG GTGATAAATGGTCTGATGGAGCGGGAGGATTGGCAAGAGGCCATCCAGACCCCTCTGGGTATTCTACCTGGTGGCTCAGGCAACGCCCTGGCTGCCTCTGTCAACCACTACTCACA GTCGCCTCCGGTGTGGAACGAGGAGCTGCTACTGAGCTGTGGTTTCATGCTCTGCAAAGGTCTGGTTGGCTCCCTGGACCTGGTGTCGATCCACCTGTCCTCTCAGCAGcgcctcttctccttcctctccctgGCCTGGGGCTTCGTGGCTGACGTTGACATTGAGAGTGAGAAGTACCGCCATGTTGGAGCAATCCGCTTCCTAATGGGCACCCTGGTGCGTCTGGCCTCTCTGAGAGTCTATCAGGGCAGGTTAGCGTATCTGCCTTTTAAGGAGGAGCCAACACTTCCAAAAGGAAACAACCCTCCCTCTACGCCTCAGCACCCCTCACTCTGCTCCTCCCTTCCCTGCCAGCTCATCCCCAACACTTCGCCAAACCAGAACTCCCGCCACAAGCACAACAGCACAAATTCCAACCACAACACCATCACCAACTCCTCCAACAACGCTATCACCACCAAGAGACTTGAGACCCAGAGTGATGGCAAAACCAGAGCACCAGAGGACTCTTTGCTTCCTGGCTTGGACCAGCCAGTCCCAGAGAGCTGGACGGTGGTCAAGGAGGAGGACTTTGTCTTGGTGCTGGCTATTTACCAGTCCCACCTGGCTGAGGACCTGTGGACAGTCCCTGGTGCAATGGCAGACGACGGGCTGATTCATCTGTTCTATGTGACAGCAGGAATCTCCCGTCCTGCCCTCCTTCGCCTTTTCCTTGCCATGGAGAAGGGCGCCCATTTGGCGTGCGGCTGCCCCCACCTGGTTTACGAGAAGGTGAAGGCCCTGCGGCTGGAGCCCATCTCTGCACAAGGCATGATCACTGTGGATGGCGAGATGGTGGGATACGGGCCTGTTCAGGCTCAAATCCACCCCGGACTGGCCAGACTCATATGCGGATGA